A region of Leptotrichia hongkongensis DNA encodes the following proteins:
- a CDS encoding RNase H1/viroplasmin domain-containing protein, which yields MAKNKKFYAYFITDTNENGILESWTDCQKKVSGKKARYKSFKNFSEAQEWLNSGANYEKKEKSDLTKLYSELERDAIYFDAGTGRGNGVEVRLTDFDGNSLLYKIMNEKSINEFGNYYVADTRTNNFGELVGIYTAFVYAKKYDTKIICGDSSLIIEYWSKGRYNNSSLENDTIELIKKVALMRNEFEKKGGIVKKISGDVNPADLGFHK from the coding sequence ATGGCAAAAAATAAAAAATTCTATGCTTATTTCATTACAGATACAAATGAAAATGGAATACTTGAAAGCTGGACAGATTGTCAAAAAAAAGTAAGTGGTAAAAAAGCCCGTTATAAATCATTTAAAAATTTTTCTGAAGCACAAGAATGGTTAAATTCTGGAGCAAATTATGAAAAAAAAGAGAAAAGTGATTTGACTAAACTCTATTCTGAACTAGAGCGTGATGCAATTTATTTTGATGCAGGAACAGGACGTGGAAACGGTGTGGAAGTCAGATTGACTGATTTTGACGGTAATTCGCTACTTTATAAAATTATGAACGAAAAAAGTATTAATGAATTTGGAAATTATTATGTCGCTGACACTAGAACAAATAACTTTGGTGAACTAGTCGGTATTTACACAGCTTTTGTTTATGCCAAAAAATATGATACAAAGATAATTTGTGGAGATAGTTCTCTCATTATTGAATATTGGTCAAAAGGGCGATATAATAATTCCAGTTTGGAAAATGATACAATTGAACTCATAAAAAAAGTTGCTTTAATGAGAAATGAATTTGAAAAAAAAGGTGGAATTGTAAAAAAAATCTCAGGAGATGTTAATCCCGCTGATTTAGGATTCCACAAATAA